From a region of the Constantimarinum furrinae genome:
- a CDS encoding DUF58 domain-containing protein — MNIEKEINEITGFKNLELLATQVVEGFISGLHKSPFHGFSAEFAEHKIYNNGESTKHIDWKLFAKTDKLYTKRYEEETNLRCHLILDNSSSMHYPKLKQFNINNLNKIGFSVLAAAAIMNLLKRQRDAVGMSIYSDVYEFYSNEKGSERHHQMLLGKLNEALRTDRKQVTTKTYTHLHLIAEKLKRRSLVFLFTDMFQSDAEESALFEALQHLKYNKHEVVLFHTYDKETELQFDFSNRPRRFVDVETGDHVDLYADNIKNNYEQAVQDYFDELKVKCGQYRIKYVPVNIQEHFNKILTTYLVERQKFG; from the coding sequence ATGAACATTGAAAAAGAGATAAACGAAATTACCGGGTTTAAGAATCTGGAGTTGCTGGCTACTCAGGTGGTCGAGGGGTTTATTTCGGGGCTACATAAGAGTCCGTTTCACGGTTTTTCTGCTGAATTTGCCGAGCACAAGATCTACAACAACGGGGAGAGTACCAAACACATCGACTGGAAGCTGTTTGCCAAGACGGACAAGCTTTATACCAAGCGTTACGAGGAAGAGACCAATTTACGCTGTCACCTTATCCTCGACAACAGCAGTTCTATGCATTACCCGAAATTGAAGCAATTCAATATAAATAATCTAAACAAGATAGGTTTTTCGGTATTGGCCGCGGCGGCGATCATGAATTTGTTGAAACGGCAGCGTGATGCTGTAGGGATGAGTATTTACAGTGATGTATATGAATTTTACAGCAATGAAAAGGGCAGTGAGCGCCACCATCAAATGTTGTTGGGCAAACTGAATGAAGCATTGCGAACCGACCGAAAACAGGTTACCACTAAGACCTATACGCATTTACATCTAATAGCCGAAAAACTGAAACGCCGTTCACTGGTGTTTTTGTTTACCGATATGTTTCAGAGTGATGCCGAGGAATCGGCTTTGTTCGAGGCGCTTCAGCATTTAAAATACAACAAGCACGAAGTAGTTTTGTTTCATACCTACGATAAGGAAACCGAGTTGCAATTTGATTTCAGCAACAGACCCAGACGATTTGTGGACGTGGAAACGGGCGATCACGTAGATTTGTACGCCGATAATATAAAGAATAATTACGAACAGGCTGTTCAGGATTATTTTGACGAATTAAAAGTAAAGTGCGGACAATACCGTATAAAATATGTTCCGGTAAATATACAGGAGCATTTTAATAAGATACTTACTACCTATCTGGTAGAACGACAGAAGTTTGGGTGA
- a CDS encoding pirin family protein encodes MNTKNIELVAAPRPPHFVGDGFRVHNFIPSGFRLDMQRMDPFILMDYNSKFYFPPSQKPKGVGVHPHRGFETVTIAYQGKVAHHDSSGGGGVISEGGVQWMTAASGVLHKEYHEEEFSKNGGDFQMVQLWVNLPAKDKMSKPKYQALNHQDLAKVSLPDKGGVVEVIAGEYQGTKGPASTFTKIHMMNARLQKGGKANFSFPAHYNSCLLVVEGSVTVNDSEAVPTDHFVLFENEGEDFTVSAPENAVVLILSGEPINEPIAAQGPFVMNSREELNQAIADYNMGKFGYLED; translated from the coding sequence ATGAACACAAAAAATATAGAACTCGTAGCCGCCCCTCGTCCGCCGCACTTTGTTGGCGACGGATTTAGAGTGCACAATTTTATCCCCAGCGGATTCCGTCTCGATATGCAACGTATGGATCCGTTTATTTTAATGGATTACAACTCCAAATTCTATTTTCCGCCTTCACAAAAACCCAAAGGCGTAGGCGTACATCCGCATCGCGGTTTTGAAACCGTGACCATTGCCTACCAAGGCAAAGTAGCCCATCACGACAGCAGTGGCGGTGGCGGCGTAATTTCTGAAGGCGGGGTACAATGGATGACCGCTGCTTCGGGTGTGCTTCACAAAGAATACCACGAAGAGGAATTCAGTAAAAATGGAGGTGATTTCCAAATGGTACAGTTGTGGGTAAATCTGCCCGCCAAAGACAAAATGTCCAAACCTAAATATCAGGCACTAAACCACCAGGATCTTGCAAAAGTTTCTCTGCCCGATAAGGGGGGTGTCGTGGAAGTAATAGCGGGTGAATATCAGGGAACAAAGGGACCGGCATCCACCTTTACCAAAATACACATGATGAATGCCCGACTTCAAAAAGGCGGTAAAGCAAATTTCAGTTTTCCGGCCCACTACAATAGTTGTCTCTTAGTCGTGGAAGGCTCGGTTACCGTAAACGATTCCGAAGCAGTGCCTACAGATCATTTCGTGCTATTTGAAAATGAAGGTGAAGATTTTACAGTGTCCGCTCCTGAAAATGCCGTGGTACTCATCCTAAGCGGCGAACCCATCAACGAACCCATCGCAGCCCAAGGGCCTTTCGTAATGAACAGCCGCGAAGAGCTTAACCAGGCTATCGCCGACTATAATATGGGGAAGTTCGGATATCTGGAAGATTAA
- a CDS encoding DUF2207 domain-containing protein translates to MRSIKGILITLFIISAIPLGYSQGFSVENYSVEIHISPKGYFDVVERYDITFSQYKHGIYRDIQTSYTIDDIEGKPEKRDIKISNVEVPNHIFETSGAFARKLEGYLRIKIGDPNKTIIGPQHYEIRYRVSNAFLYEEDATLFYWNIKPTNWMATFKAVQFTIFLPENSAVGMDDCFVYSGVYGTTALSEDFDINMSNGQFAGASFPNVRSNYGDSVTVLIKLPPGSIKVIKPFWPFWTDYGWTLILGLLILGFYFTWRKYGRDERVTTTVSYYPPENLDPAMAGFLINDSEDSTDLIALIPYWGSKGYIKMEEIDKKGWLAKDDTRITKLRDLPPNSPDYELKFFNGLFGHGTRDEVLISSLKDKFYTIMNSAKVKLKNAAQRYYEPESKSVQTRTGCSLVVLIVLFTPLLLYMWGLMAAVAMFVCGVILLIFNIFMIKKNKKGDRIFSELKGFKQFIKTAEENKLKMLISESPVYFESTMGYALAFGAFNSWAKKFEALSVNPPEWYSTTSPGIYNMHSFSNSFSSAISSTRSTMVSAPSSSGSSGGGSSGGGFGGGGGGSW, encoded by the coding sequence GTGAGGTCGATAAAAGGAATATTAATTACTCTTTTTATTATTTCGGCGATTCCCTTGGGTTACTCGCAAGGATTCTCTGTTGAAAATTATTCAGTAGAAATTCATATCAGTCCAAAGGGATATTTCGATGTGGTAGAGCGCTATGATATTACATTCAGTCAATATAAACACGGGATTTATCGGGATATACAAACAAGTTATACGATCGATGATATAGAAGGAAAACCCGAAAAGCGAGATATTAAGATCAGTAACGTAGAGGTTCCGAATCATATATTTGAAACTTCCGGGGCTTTTGCCCGCAAATTAGAAGGCTATTTAAGAATTAAGATCGGGGATCCCAATAAGACGATCATCGGGCCACAACATTATGAAATACGTTATCGGGTATCCAATGCATTTTTATACGAAGAAGATGCTACCCTTTTTTACTGGAATATTAAGCCTACCAATTGGATGGCAACCTTTAAAGCAGTACAATTCACTATTTTTCTGCCCGAAAATTCAGCAGTAGGCATGGATGACTGTTTTGTGTATTCAGGGGTCTATGGAACAACAGCCTTAAGTGAAGATTTCGACATTAATATGTCCAATGGACAATTTGCCGGCGCGAGCTTTCCCAATGTGAGATCGAATTACGGTGACAGTGTTACCGTGCTTATCAAACTGCCACCCGGAAGTATTAAAGTAATCAAGCCATTCTGGCCATTTTGGACAGATTATGGATGGACGCTCATCCTCGGTTTACTCATTCTCGGTTTTTATTTTACTTGGCGCAAATATGGAAGGGATGAACGGGTTACCACTACCGTTTCGTATTATCCGCCCGAAAACCTTGACCCTGCTATGGCCGGATTCCTCATTAATGACAGTGAAGATTCAACCGATCTCATTGCTTTAATCCCATATTGGGGGTCGAAAGGATACATAAAAATGGAAGAGATCGATAAAAAAGGTTGGTTGGCAAAAGATGATACCCGAATTACGAAATTAAGAGATCTTCCACCCAATTCTCCCGACTACGAGCTCAAGTTCTTTAATGGACTTTTCGGTCATGGAACGCGAGATGAGGTGCTTATCAGCAGTTTAAAGGATAAGTTTTATACCATAATGAATTCGGCCAAAGTCAAACTGAAAAATGCTGCACAACGTTATTACGAGCCCGAATCAAAATCTGTACAAACCCGCACCGGTTGCAGTTTGGTTGTGTTAATTGTACTTTTTACGCCACTGCTGCTGTATATGTGGGGTTTGATGGCAGCCGTCGCAATGTTCGTTTGTGGTGTTATATTGCTCATATTCAATATCTTTATGATCAAAAAGAATAAAAAAGGCGATAGAATATTTTCTGAACTAAAAGGGTTCAAACAATTTATTAAAACAGCTGAAGAGAATAAACTCAAAATGCTTATTTCTGAAAGTCCTGTGTATTTTGAATCAACCATGGGCTACGCATTGGCGTTTGGGGCTTTTAATAGCTGGGCGAAAAAATTTGAAGCCTTGAGCGTAAATCCTCCGGAATGGTATTCAACAACCTCTCCCGGAATTTACAATATGCACAGCTTCTCTAATTCTTTCTCAAGTGCCATCTCCTCTACAAGATCTACTATGGTTAGTGCTCCTTCAAGCAGCGGAAGCAGTGGTGGTGGATCTTCGGGCGGCGGATTTGGCGGTGGAGGTGGCGGTAGCTGGTAA
- a CDS encoding HTTM domain-containing protein, with product MFDRLGQFLFAPTNASIVSLYRIIFGLFMVYQMIYYYQLDYTYQFLTGPELLFPYQGLEFLSPLSESVMKLIHFGLLASSVLITVGFLYRYAMLFFCIGFTYFSFIDKTLYNNHLYLISLISFVLIFISADRKYSLKAYFSKQITTDLIPAWNQYILMFLIGLPYFFGGIAKLSPNWLNTDLVQIMVQESRTGGLTSIIPKDVLVWLIKYVGLVYDLLIVFLLLNKRTRSIGIVFILIFNFLNHSVLFGDIGLFPFLMICSTILFFDADKVGKFIDSIFTKKFHKKVVKRKEKRPKRPKMTKAERRIFQANQAKIRSEQQEESQPISISPWTGSRKAVVIGLSLFILFQITFPLRHFFITDNPEWTGRAVRFSWRMKMQTRELNTLEMTFSDRKTGEFGPVEVSSFLSTNQFIHLAEDPDNFIHLAKYLHKKIESSTGIIDPLIRADVQVSFNGLTNQPMFARDLDLVRVSEKEQFGESWISPLQWKKE from the coding sequence ATGTTCGATAGGTTAGGTCAATTTCTCTTCGCTCCCACCAATGCTTCTATCGTTAGTTTATACCGAATAATTTTCGGGCTGTTTATGGTCTATCAGATGATCTATTATTATCAGTTGGACTATACGTATCAATTCTTAACAGGACCGGAATTGCTTTTTCCTTATCAGGGTCTCGAATTTTTAAGCCCACTCTCTGAATCGGTCATGAAATTGATACATTTCGGTTTACTGGCGTCATCGGTATTGATTACAGTGGGGTTTTTGTATCGCTACGCGATGTTATTTTTTTGTATCGGCTTCACGTATTTTTCGTTCATCGATAAGACCTTGTATAACAACCATCTGTATCTGATATCGCTCATATCCTTTGTTTTAATTTTTATTTCGGCAGACCGAAAATATAGCTTAAAAGCATATTTCTCAAAACAAATCACTACTGACCTTATTCCTGCATGGAATCAGTATATTTTAATGTTTCTTATTGGGTTGCCATATTTCTTCGGAGGAATCGCTAAGCTTTCACCAAACTGGTTAAACACAGACCTGGTTCAGATCATGGTACAAGAATCTCGTACGGGCGGGTTAACTAGTATTATTCCCAAGGATGTTTTAGTTTGGCTCATCAAATATGTAGGCCTGGTGTATGACTTGCTAATCGTTTTTCTGTTATTGAATAAAAGGACACGGAGCATAGGTATAGTCTTTATTTTGATATTCAATTTTCTGAACCATTCAGTGCTTTTTGGAGATATTGGACTCTTTCCCTTTTTAATGATCTGCTCTACAATACTGTTCTTCGATGCTGACAAAGTTGGAAAGTTCATCGACTCGATTTTTACGAAGAAATTCCATAAAAAAGTAGTAAAAAGGAAAGAAAAAAGACCGAAACGACCTAAAATGACTAAGGCAGAGCGAAGGATATTTCAGGCAAATCAGGCAAAAATTAGGTCGGAACAACAGGAAGAAAGTCAGCCTATTTCGATTTCCCCATGGACTGGAAGCAGAAAAGCTGTCGTCATTGGCCTTAGCTTATTTATTCTCTTTCAGATTACCTTTCCTTTACGGCATTTTTTTATTACAGATAACCCCGAATGGACGGGGCGTGCCGTACGGTTTTCATGGCGGATGAAAATGCAAACGCGGGAATTAAATACGCTGGAAATGACTTTTTCAGACAGGAAGACGGGGGAGTTTGGTCCTGTAGAGGTGTCATCCTTTCTAAGTACCAATCAGTTCATCCATTTAGCAGAAGACCCCGATAATTTTATTCATTTAGCAAAATATCTTCATAAAAAAATTGAAAGTAGCACGGGAATCATCGACCCTTTAATACGTGCAGATGTGCAGGTAAGTTTTAATGGATTAACGAATCAACCAATGTTTGCAAGGGATCTTGATTTAGTTCGGGTTTCTGAAAAAGAACAATTTGGTGAATCTTGGATTTCCCCACTTCAATGGAAAAAAGAATAA
- a CDS encoding ClpP family protease, whose protein sequence is MEKVNKVQDQIDNQLLSDRKVFLWGMVDDKSAKHVVDRLYYLDSLNHEEIKFYINSPGGYVTSGFSIYDTMRGIKSPVSTICTGLAASMGSILLSAGEKGRRFIQPHARVMIHQPSGGARGPASDIEITAQEILKTKELSAKILAKNCGQKFEKVMKDFNRDHWMGAEESIAYGIVDEVAK, encoded by the coding sequence ATGGAAAAAGTAAATAAAGTTCAGGATCAGATAGACAATCAGTTATTGAGTGACCGCAAGGTGTTCTTATGGGGCATGGTAGACGATAAAAGCGCGAAACACGTGGTAGACCGGCTGTATTATCTGGATTCACTGAACCATGAGGAAATAAAATTCTATATCAACAGTCCGGGTGGCTATGTCACCAGCGGTTTTTCCATTTACGATACGATGCGGGGGATTAAGAGTCCGGTGTCGACCATTTGCACGGGTCTGGCAGCTTCTATGGGAAGTATTTTGCTTTCGGCCGGAGAAAAGGGACGTCGGTTTATTCAGCCCCATGCGCGGGTGATGATCCATCAGCCCAGCGGGGGTGCCAGAGGACCTGCCAGCGATATTGAAATCACGGCACAGGAGATCTTAAAGACGAAAGAACTGAGTGCTAAGATCCTCGCCAAAAATTGCGGTCAGAAATTTGAGAAGGTGATGAAAGATTTCAACCGGGATCACTGGATGGGTGCTGAGGAAAGTATTGCATACGGAATCGTAGATGAGGTGGCGAAGTAG
- a CDS encoding glycosyltransferase family 9 protein, translating to MSVLLFLHDTSLATPRGAELTIQQLIKLGEEKGYTVVLDYLKNFEDTKTYIKKADLVVLNSTSRCNYELELAQYLIDVSTPYIKVEYDYNFCVRRNILCTVDRNVRSCCHPDKFHLFRNLFKGSALNVFQSPKHFEAHYDFYGEAVSNKLIMPPTVEVDRLKPSEEKDESVIPFFGDLNFLKGGHEYITYAEEHPEIKFMVYGRCQLRREMPPNLTFHDPVSNDEVLEILGKTKQFICKPVWPEPSGRLAAEAFLSGCEMISNDRIGTFSFDFYPDHKEQAIEEMKQAPENFYKEVAGILKNSEDKKQPSLGKVLVYKSYGGLGDIFFTIPSIYKIGEVSDALDFAVAPRLVDFFAKHLKGVRVVNEKEVRLQEDQYDNIYEFGNYPAFRGYRLPHALRYPTHKKVNQHAIQHYIDTASKLHADIDNNMERYPFFERQPDMDNPYFVVHHGAGFLLKIWPTDKYAKLIERLSEIYPNLSCKVIMGPDDPDIEQYFTKKMPHVEFVTGGMIDVGNAMAGALFHVGNDAGITHVAGAFNVPTVGIYGPTGPGSWGSFAQFNELIWGKQGVCNILCNYDVILNCDHKICLNSVTVDRVLEALYKVLQRAYPNLENDLVVNPQTKFDTTENDCLITLGDQELLLEYHSDDMKRNVEALLIDKTDDFDNDADFKMVIDVLQQQHILFKLPKFQSKVIQA from the coding sequence TTGAGCGTACTTCTATTTTTACACGATACTTCGCTGGCAACACCACGCGGAGCAGAACTTACCATCCAGCAACTCATTAAACTGGGTGAAGAAAAGGGCTATACGGTAGTACTCGACTATCTAAAAAATTTTGAGGATACTAAAACATACATCAAGAAGGCCGATCTGGTGGTTCTTAACAGTACTTCGCGATGTAACTATGAATTGGAATTGGCGCAATATCTTATCGATGTGTCTACACCGTATATAAAAGTTGAGTACGACTATAATTTTTGTGTACGGCGGAATATTTTATGTACCGTAGACAGAAATGTACGCAGTTGTTGCCATCCCGATAAATTTCATCTCTTCAGGAATTTGTTTAAGGGTTCGGCCCTCAATGTCTTTCAATCTCCGAAACATTTTGAAGCTCACTACGATTTCTACGGAGAAGCCGTTTCCAATAAATTGATCATGCCTCCAACAGTGGAAGTCGATCGACTTAAACCTTCGGAAGAAAAGGATGAAAGTGTGATTCCATTTTTTGGGGATCTCAACTTTTTAAAAGGCGGACATGAGTACATTACCTATGCCGAAGAGCATCCCGAAATTAAATTTATGGTCTACGGAAGATGTCAGCTGAGGCGTGAAATGCCACCCAATTTAACCTTTCACGATCCTGTTTCAAACGATGAGGTGCTTGAGATCCTCGGAAAAACCAAACAATTCATTTGTAAACCGGTATGGCCCGAACCTTCAGGACGGCTTGCTGCTGAGGCCTTCCTTTCCGGCTGTGAAATGATAAGTAATGATAGAATTGGGACCTTTTCATTCGATTTCTATCCCGATCATAAAGAACAGGCTATCGAAGAAATGAAACAAGCTCCTGAAAATTTCTATAAGGAGGTAGCCGGTATTCTGAAAAATTCCGAAGATAAAAAACAGCCTTCACTGGGAAAGGTGCTGGTGTATAAGAGCTATGGTGGGCTTGGGGACATATTTTTTACTATTCCCTCAATTTATAAAATTGGCGAGGTTTCAGATGCTTTGGATTTCGCGGTTGCTCCAAGATTGGTCGACTTTTTTGCAAAGCATTTAAAAGGGGTGAGGGTTGTAAATGAAAAGGAAGTAAGACTGCAGGAAGATCAATACGACAATATATATGAATTCGGAAATTACCCGGCTTTCAGGGGGTATCGGCTTCCTCATGCCTTGAGATATCCCACTCATAAAAAAGTGAATCAACACGCTATTCAACATTATATTGATACGGCTTCAAAGCTGCATGCCGATATCGATAATAATATGGAACGGTATCCCTTTTTCGAGAGACAACCCGATATGGACAACCCCTATTTTGTGGTACATCACGGAGCGGGTTTTCTTCTGAAGATATGGCCTACCGATAAATATGCTAAACTAATAGAGCGACTATCTGAGATATATCCCAATCTGAGTTGCAAGGTCATCATGGGACCGGATGACCCCGATATCGAGCAGTACTTTACTAAAAAAATGCCACATGTGGAGTTCGTTACCGGTGGAATGATCGATGTTGGAAATGCCATGGCGGGTGCCTTGTTTCACGTTGGGAATGATGCGGGGATCACTCACGTTGCCGGAGCGTTTAATGTTCCAACTGTTGGGATCTACGGACCAACCGGCCCCGGAAGCTGGGGAAGTTTTGCTCAGTTCAACGAACTGATTTGGGGGAAACAAGGGGTTTGTAATATTCTGTGTAATTACGACGTGATCCTGAATTGCGACCATAAGATCTGTTTGAATTCGGTGACCGTAGATCGCGTGCTGGAAGCACTGTATAAGGTCTTGCAACGAGCATATCCGAACCTTGAAAACGATCTGGTTGTAAATCCGCAGACTAAATTCGATACTACTGAAAATGATTGTCTTATCACTTTGGGAGATCAGGAATTATTGTTGGAATATCATAGCGACGATATGAAGAGAAATGTTGAGGCATTACTTATAGATAAAACCGACGACTTTGATAATGACGCCGATTTTAAAATGGTCATTGATGTATTGCAGCAACAACATATCCTTTTTAAGCTTCCGAAATTTCAGAGCAAAGTGATACAAGCTTGA
- a CDS encoding nitroreductase family protein: MISEIISSRRAVYPAQYNSDPISKEEIQAILEAANWAPTHRRTEPWRFKVLQGDAKKKLAGFLAKTYKEKGENFSEVKYRKYQENPLKAACIIAICMQRDPSESIPEWEEIASTAMAVQNMWLMASTMRIGSYWGSPGVIKYMNEFFEMEDGERCLGFFYMGKYNGELPEGHRKTPISEKTTWL; the protein is encoded by the coding sequence ATGATCTCAGAAATAATAAGCAGTAGAAGAGCTGTCTATCCTGCACAATACAACAGTGATCCCATTAGCAAAGAGGAAATTCAAGCCATTTTAGAAGCTGCCAACTGGGCTCCAACCCATCGACGTACAGAACCGTGGCGTTTTAAGGTCTTACAGGGAGACGCAAAGAAAAAACTGGCAGGCTTCCTTGCTAAAACATATAAAGAAAAAGGCGAGAATTTTTCTGAAGTTAAATACAGAAAATATCAAGAAAACCCTTTAAAGGCAGCTTGCATCATAGCGATCTGTATGCAGCGGGATCCTTCTGAATCAATCCCGGAGTGGGAAGAAATTGCCTCTACGGCTATGGCAGTTCAGAATATGTGGCTTATGGCTTCGACCATGCGAATTGGAAGCTATTGGGGCTCTCCCGGTGTAATAAAGTATATGAATGAATTTTTTGAAATGGAAGACGGTGAACGTTGTCTCGGCTTTTTCTATATGGGGAAATACAATGGAGAACTCCCCGAAGGGCACCGTAAAACGCCAATAAGCGAAAAAACAACCTGGTTATAG
- the trxA gene encoding thioredoxin: MALEITDATFEETVLKSDKPVLVDFWAAWCGPCRMVGPIIDEISNDYEGKAVVGKVDVDANQEFAAKYGVRNIPTVLVFNKGELVGRQVGVAPKNVYAEAIDSLL; encoded by the coding sequence ATGGCTTTAGAAATAACAGACGCAACCTTTGAAGAGACCGTATTAAAGAGTGATAAACCGGTATTGGTTGATTTTTGGGCAGCGTGGTGCGGACCTTGCAGAATGGTAGGTCCCATTATAGATGAGATAAGTAATGACTACGAAGGAAAGGCCGTAGTTGGTAAAGTAGACGTAGATGCCAATCAGGAGTTTGCCGCTAAATACGGTGTTAGAAACATTCCTACAGTATTGGTGTTTAACAAAGGAGAATTAGTTGGCAGACAGGTTGGTGTAGCACCAAAAAACGTGTATGCCGAGGCTATCGATTCGCTTTTATAA
- a CDS encoding LemA family protein — MLYLILSVGLLLIIGLFMVTVFNRFVKNKNTVQDAWSNIDVALKRRYDLIPNLVETVKGYAAHERSTLEDVIKARNAAMSVPSEDINAQIKAENQLQQTLRSIFALGEAYPDLKANTNFIQLQEKLNEIEENLERSRRYYNGTVRENNTYGESFPGVLFAGMLNYKHFDFFEAEAESRENIKVDFS, encoded by the coding sequence ATGCTTTATCTAATTCTTTCGGTGGGCCTTTTACTTATCATAGGTCTTTTTATGGTAACTGTGTTTAACAGATTCGTTAAGAACAAAAACACGGTTCAGGATGCCTGGAGCAATATCGATGTAGCTCTTAAACGACGATACGATCTTATTCCTAATCTCGTAGAGACGGTAAAGGGATATGCCGCACATGAGCGATCTACCCTCGAAGATGTAATAAAGGCCCGAAATGCAGCTATGTCTGTCCCTTCCGAAGATATCAATGCCCAGATCAAAGCCGAAAATCAGTTGCAGCAAACGCTGCGTAGTATTTTTGCTTTAGGAGAAGCATACCCGGATCTGAAGGCGAACACCAACTTTATTCAGTTGCAGGAAAAACTCAATGAGATAGAAGAAAATCTGGAACGCAGTCGGAGATATTACAACGGAACGGTCCGTGAAAACAATACCTATGGAGAAAGTTTTCCGGGAGTGTTATTTGCAGGGATGCTAAATTATAAGCACTTCGATTTCTTTGAAGCAGAAGCCGAAAGCAGAGAGAATATTAAAGTGGATTTTTCATAA
- a CDS encoding class I SAM-dependent methyltransferase — MQTEHNIATEFDKFSVNYTTDMIGCVPHYLDLLASFTKDLPREFFPYQILDLGCGNGNVTSEVLKLFPDSNYTLLDASDEMIRICKQRFQQYPMTYITSYFQDHVFEENLNDMVVAGFSLHHCHSEEKKRLFKAIFHSLKNAGIFGFSDLMIDKNSPEHPELIKEWKSFVFKSFPDGEKWNWLMDHYRDYDKPDDYKNQITWLYEAGFNDVKIVMRQDYWIHIRATKQT, encoded by the coding sequence ATGCAAACAGAACATAATATAGCAACTGAGTTTGATAAGTTTTCGGTTAACTATACCACCGATATGATAGGTTGTGTGCCGCATTATTTAGATCTACTGGCATCTTTTACTAAAGATCTACCCCGGGAATTCTTTCCTTATCAAATCCTTGATCTGGGTTGTGGCAATGGTAATGTAACTTCAGAAGTACTGAAGCTATTTCCTGATTCCAACTATACGCTATTGGATGCATCGGATGAAATGATCCGTATCTGCAAACAGCGGTTTCAGCAGTATCCTATGACCTATATAACTTCCTATTTTCAGGATCACGTTTTTGAAGAAAACCTGAATGACATGGTGGTGGCCGGATTCAGCCTACATCATTGTCATTCCGAAGAAAAAAAGAGGCTTTTTAAAGCGATATTTCATTCTCTGAAAAATGCAGGGATCTTTGGGTTTAGTGACCTGATGATAGATAAAAATTCACCTGAACATCCCGAATTGATAAAAGAGTGGAAATCGTTTGTATTTAAAAGCTTTCCCGACGGTGAAAAATGGAATTGGCTCATGGATCACTATCGCGATTATGACAAACCTGATGACTATAAAAATCAGATAACATGGCTATACGAAGCGGGCTTTAATGATGTGAAAATAGTTATGAGGCAAGATTATTGGATACATATTCGTGCGACAAAACAGACATAA
- a CDS encoding DUF5996 family protein: protein MKNTFQLPQIPYVENEKSKLTLHLFLQIIGKIRLKMTPRKNHWWYITFYTDSLGLTTGPISYNLGMERVTFSFNFLNHRFEIINSQGKRQYIALENGLTVADFYLKLMTMLKDLEIDVQILDKPYDLGMDKRFSEITEFHHYNKEYSQNLWQILLWVDDVFKEFSGRFYGKTCPVHLYWHSMDLTVTRFSGKKAPAMPKEARISDKDAYTHECISFGFWAGDPNTPEAAFYSYTFPSPEGMKNETLQPASANWIDANGSAMAILTYNKLLQEQNPRTALLNFLESAYQAGAKRADWNIEELTVPSLEVLKNT from the coding sequence ATGAAAAACACATTTCAATTACCACAAATCCCATACGTCGAGAACGAAAAGAGCAAACTCACCCTACACCTCTTCCTGCAGATTATTGGTAAGATTCGTTTAAAGATGACCCCGCGAAAAAATCACTGGTGGTACATTACATTTTATACCGACAGCCTCGGACTCACAACCGGTCCCATTTCCTATAATTTGGGGATGGAACGTGTGACCTTTTCCTTTAATTTCCTAAATCACCGTTTCGAAATTATAAATAGCCAAGGGAAACGCCAGTATATCGCACTGGAAAACGGACTTACGGTCGCGGATTTCTATTTAAAACTGATGACCATGTTAAAAGACTTAGAGATTGACGTACAGATCCTGGACAAACCCTATGATCTGGGAATGGATAAACGCTTTTCCGAAATCACCGAATTTCACCACTACAACAAAGAATACAGTCAAAATCTATGGCAGATCCTGTTATGGGTAGACGATGTCTTTAAAGAGTTCAGCGGTCGCTTTTACGGAAAGACATGTCCGGTTCATTTATACTGGCACTCTATGGACCTTACAGTTACGCGATTTTCGGGTAAGAAAGCCCCTGCGATGCCAAAAGAAGCCCGAATTTCAGATAAGGATGCCTATACCCATGAATGCATAAGTTTCGGTTTCTGGGCGGGAGATCCGAACACCCCCGAAGCTGCTTTTTATTCATATACCTTTCCCTCCCCCGAAGGTATGAAGAATGAAACGCTTCAACCTGCCTCCGCAAACTGGATCGATGCTAATGGGAGCGCTATGGCCATACTAACATATAACAAATTATTGCAAGAACAGAACCCCAGAACGGCCTTGCTAAATTTTTTAGAATCTGCTTATCAGGCCGGAGCCAAGCGCGCAGACTGGAACATCGAAGAACTTACGGTGCCGTCGCTGGAAGTATTAAAGAATACGTAA